In Neokomagataea tanensis, one genomic interval encodes:
- a CDS encoding septal ring lytic transglycosylase RlpA family protein, whose product MSIGFSPVPFTGEEPQTVPFSPARNIRYLRGLCAVLALGALSPLQVTADDTVPESATVVAGKTSWADSVRAALASRAQRLKQGAKWTEQGVASWYGRQFHGRHTSSGEIFNTNALTAAHPTLPIGTKLKVVSEDTGRSVIVTVNDRGPFNNRIIDLSHAAASQLGMLGSGTAHVKIARLEEDGSEETEVADAGDIDTLAPVASAPPRPAQHVSAKHHNASHHH is encoded by the coding sequence ATGAGCATTGGGTTTTCGCCCGTCCCGTTCACTGGAGAAGAACCTCAAACAGTGCCATTTTCGCCTGCTAGAAACATTCGCTACTTACGCGGCCTATGCGCTGTTTTGGCCCTTGGAGCGCTTTCTCCCCTTCAGGTCACGGCTGACGATACCGTCCCTGAAAGCGCGACTGTAGTCGCCGGGAAGACGAGCTGGGCCGATTCTGTCCGTGCAGCATTGGCATCGAGAGCGCAGCGTTTGAAGCAGGGTGCAAAATGGACCGAGCAGGGCGTTGCAAGTTGGTATGGGCGTCAATTCCACGGACGCCATACAAGTTCAGGCGAAATTTTTAATACCAATGCTTTGACCGCAGCTCATCCCACGCTGCCGATTGGCACAAAACTTAAAGTTGTTTCAGAAGATACCGGCCGCTCGGTCATCGTTACCGTAAATGACCGGGGCCCCTTTAACAACCGAATCATTGACCTTTCCCACGCAGCCGCATCCCAACTGGGCATGCTTGGCAGCGGCACAGCTCACGTAAAAATCGCCCGTTTGGAAGAAGATGGCAGCGAAGAAACCGAAGTGGCTGATGCAGGTGATATCGACACCCTCGCCCCTGTAGCATCAGCACCACCTCGCCCAGCACAGCACGTGTCAGCAAAGCACCACAACGCTTCCCACCACCATTAA
- the aroQ gene encoding type II 3-dehydroquinate dehydratase, translating into MRRPHIAVLNGPNLNMLGLRQPGIYGSATLDDVEQICIQAAERLDVGIDFRQTNIEGELVSWVQECRGRFDGIVINPAAYGHTSIALLDALLAVDLPVIEVHISNIHRREAFRHHTYVSQAAIGVICGLGVRGYAHALQAITDLIEDEG; encoded by the coding sequence ATGAGACGTCCTCACATTGCCGTTTTGAACGGCCCTAACCTGAATATGCTGGGTCTGCGCCAGCCCGGAATCTACGGATCAGCGACACTCGATGATGTGGAGCAGATATGTATCCAAGCGGCTGAGCGGCTCGATGTCGGTATCGATTTTCGTCAAACGAATATCGAAGGCGAACTCGTGTCGTGGGTGCAGGAATGCCGGGGACGGTTTGATGGGATTGTGATTAATCCTGCGGCGTATGGGCATACATCAATCGCGCTTTTAGACGCGCTCTTAGCCGTCGATTTGCCCGTGATTGAGGTGCATATTTCCAATATTCACCGCCGGGAAGCGTTTCGCCACCATACCTATGTTTCACAGGCTGCAATTGGTGTAATCTGTGGATTAGGGGTGCGCGGTTACGCTCATGCGCTCCAAGCAATTACCGACCTGATCGAAGACGAAGGATGA
- a CDS encoding acetyl-CoA carboxylase biotin carboxyl carrier protein: MSRMLVDKDAIRALAEILTDTGLTEIEIAEKESRIRVARSAAPVQAVAAPAPVAAAPVAAPAVAAPAAPAGDHPGAVPSPMVGVAYLSPDPSAPTFVQEGQTVSAGQTIMLIEAMKTFNQIKAPRAGTLTKYLVESGQPVEFGEKLAIIE; the protein is encoded by the coding sequence ATGAGCCGTATGCTCGTGGATAAAGATGCCATTCGGGCATTGGCCGAGATTCTGACCGATACCGGCCTGACCGAGATTGAAATCGCTGAAAAAGAAAGCCGGATTCGCGTAGCGCGTAGTGCTGCTCCGGTTCAGGCTGTTGCGGCGCCTGCGCCCGTTGCTGCCGCTCCGGTTGCGGCACCTGCAGTTGCGGCCCCTGCAGCGCCTGCAGGCGATCATCCGGGTGCAGTGCCAAGCCCAATGGTTGGCGTGGCTTACCTCTCGCCGGACCCATCAGCACCGACATTCGTGCAGGAAGGTCAGACAGTATCTGCTGGCCAGACCATCATGCTGATTGAAGCGATGAAAACCTTCAACCAGATCAAGGCACCTCGTGCAGGCACGCTGACGAAGTATCTGGTCGAGTCCGGCCAGCCGGTAGAATTTGGTGAGAAGCTGGCGATCATCGAATAA
- the accC gene encoding acetyl-CoA carboxylase biotin carboxylase subunit, whose product MFSKILIANRGEIALRILRACREMGIKTVAVHSTADADAMHVRLADEAVCIGPPSARDSYLNVAAILSAATITGAEAIHPGYGFLSENASFAETVEEHGLAFIGPTGEHIRMMGDKITAKTTMRALGVPLVPGSDGGLASLAEAREVAERVGYPVLIKAAAGGGGRGMKVAHTADEIEEAWSVARTEARAAFGNDEVYLEKYLDRPRHIELQILADAHGSVVHLGERDCSLQRRHQKLLEEAGSPALTAEERDAIGRTTTEALSKMGYRNAGTLEFLYQDGQFCFIEMNTRLQVEHPVTEMVCGVDLVREQIRIAAGEKLGYTQSDIKISGHAIECRINAENPETFVPSPGTVTVFHAPGGLGVRMDSAIYAGYRIPPYYDSMIAKLIVHAPTRAEAIARMQRALDECVVEGVQTVIPLHRKILADAQFQKGDYTIHWLEKFVAAQTAKN is encoded by the coding sequence ATGTTCTCAAAAATCCTCATCGCCAATCGCGGCGAAATCGCATTGCGCATTCTCAGGGCTTGCCGTGAGATGGGCATTAAAACGGTTGCTGTTCACTCCACCGCTGATGCGGACGCCATGCATGTGCGCTTGGCCGATGAGGCTGTGTGCATCGGGCCACCCAGCGCGCGTGATTCGTACCTGAACGTTGCGGCCATTTTGTCCGCTGCAACCATTACGGGTGCGGAAGCTATTCACCCGGGCTACGGGTTTTTGTCCGAAAACGCATCTTTCGCAGAAACTGTGGAAGAGCACGGCTTGGCCTTTATCGGTCCAACGGGTGAACACATCCGTATGATGGGCGATAAAATCACGGCCAAAACTACGATGCGCGCACTTGGGGTGCCGCTCGTGCCGGGCTCAGACGGTGGCTTGGCCAGCTTGGCCGAAGCGCGTGAAGTTGCTGAACGTGTTGGCTATCCTGTGTTGATCAAGGCTGCTGCTGGCGGTGGCGGACGCGGTATGAAAGTCGCTCATACTGCAGACGAGATCGAAGAAGCATGGAGCGTTGCACGTACTGAAGCGCGTGCTGCTTTTGGAAATGACGAAGTCTATCTGGAGAAATATCTGGATCGGCCACGCCATATCGAATTGCAGATTCTGGCAGATGCCCATGGCAGCGTTGTCCATTTAGGTGAACGCGACTGCTCTTTGCAGCGCCGTCACCAGAAGTTGTTGGAAGAAGCGGGTTCTCCGGCTCTCACGGCTGAAGAGCGTGATGCTATTGGCCGTACAACAACAGAAGCTCTGTCTAAAATGGGCTATCGTAACGCCGGTACGCTTGAGTTCCTGTATCAGGATGGCCAGTTCTGCTTCATCGAGATGAATACTCGTTTGCAGGTGGAGCACCCCGTCACTGAAATGGTGTGCGGTGTTGATTTGGTGCGCGAGCAGATTCGTATCGCGGCAGGTGAGAAGCTTGGCTACACCCAGTCGGATATTAAAATATCTGGGCATGCTATCGAGTGCCGTATCAACGCTGAAAATCCAGAAACTTTTGTGCCAAGCCCCGGCACAGTTACGGTGTTCCATGCTCCCGGCGGGCTGGGTGTGCGTATGGATAGCGCGATTTATGCGGGCTATCGTATTCCGCCTTACTACGACAGCATGATTGCCAAGCTGATTGTCCACGCTCCGACCCGTGCGGAAGCAATCGCGCGCATGCAACGCGCGTTGGACGAGTGCGTCGTGGAAGGGGTTCAGACCGTTATCCCGCTGCACCGTAAAATTCTGGCAGATGCTCAGTTCCAGAAGGGTGATTACACCATCCACTGGCTTGAAAAGTTTGTGGCTGCTCAAACGGCAAAGAACTAA
- a CDS encoding NIPSNAP family protein translates to MRYAETLTLDIRPGLVSRVATALEKFKEAGLWLTETGPLNRIMALYTAETLEQLRLMRRDILNHIPRDVVVREDVTSWEIVTPLLEAGRYGGVYEWRCYECHHDAMADVVERFNHALVARSTLSPLCCAMVSLEGVPRFAHLWPYKDAQSRSLIRAQALESGKWPPAIAPFLTRMENALLSPLPTSKWC, encoded by the coding sequence ATGCGCTACGCTGAGACACTGACATTAGACATCCGTCCCGGTCTGGTTTCACGCGTGGCGACAGCGCTGGAAAAGTTTAAGGAGGCTGGGCTTTGGCTAACCGAGACCGGCCCGTTAAACCGTATTATGGCCCTGTATACGGCAGAGACACTTGAGCAACTTCGTCTTATGCGGCGTGACATCCTGAATCATATTCCACGTGATGTTGTCGTGCGAGAAGATGTGACCTCTTGGGAAATTGTTACTCCCCTTCTTGAGGCGGGGCGCTATGGTGGGGTTTACGAGTGGCGCTGCTATGAATGCCACCACGATGCCATGGCGGATGTCGTTGAGCGTTTTAACCATGCGCTAGTGGCGAGAAGCACTTTATCACCGCTTTGTTGTGCAATGGTTTCCCTTGAAGGCGTGCCGCGTTTTGCACATTTGTGGCCTTATAAAGATGCTCAATCGCGGAGTCTTATTCGGGCGCAAGCGCTTGAAAGCGGTAAGTGGCCACCTGCAATAGCGCCATTTCTGACGCGTATGGAAAATGCCCTTTTATCGCCTTTGCCTACGTCAAAATGGTGCTGA
- the edd gene encoding phosphogluconate dehydratase, whose amino-acid sequence MSLNSVLESVTARIIDRSKISRRRYLALMERNREKGVSRPRLACGNLAHAIAASEGDKPSLMEARNNNIGIISTYNDMLSAHQPYGRYPEQIKLFAREVGATAQVAGCAPAMCDGVTQGQEGMELSLFSRDVIAMSTAVGLSHGMFESVALLGICDKIVPGLLMGALRFGHLPTMLIPAGPMTSGLPNKEKVRIRQLYVQGKVGKDALMEAENASYHSAGTCTFYGTANTNQMMVEIMGLMMPDSAFINPHTKLRQAVTRAGIHRLSEISMNGNDARPLAECVDERAIVNAAVGLLATGGSTNHTIHLPAIARAAGIIMNWEDLSDLSSVVPLMTRVYPSGSEDVNGFNRVGGMPTVIAELLRGGLLHQDIMTVSRNGFTDYAQRATLEDGELTYVPAEPSSDRGILRDVTEPFLADGGIKLMHGNIGRCIYKSSAIAKEHLTVEAPARVFHDQNDVGAAFKRGELERDVVIVVRFQGPEANGMPELHKLMPTLGVLQDRGFRVALLTDGRLSGASGKVPSAIHVCPEAQVGGPIAKIQDGDIVRVCAVTGAIDVLVSDEEWAARKPADIPPPGVGTGRELFALMRSVHSSAEEGASAMLAQMDLVLDTVGDEF is encoded by the coding sequence ATGTCTCTGAATTCCGTCTTAGAGAGCGTAACAGCCCGGATCATCGATCGATCGAAGATTTCGCGTCGGCGTTACCTCGCTCTGATGGAACGTAACCGGGAAAAAGGTGTGTCTCGACCGCGCTTGGCATGCGGTAATTTGGCGCATGCTATTGCGGCATCTGAGGGCGATAAGCCTAGCTTGATGGAAGCACGCAATAATAACATCGGCATCATTTCCACCTATAACGACATGCTGTCTGCGCATCAGCCCTACGGCCGATACCCTGAGCAGATTAAGCTTTTCGCACGTGAGGTGGGGGCGACCGCTCAGGTAGCTGGGTGCGCGCCGGCCATGTGTGATGGCGTCACACAAGGGCAAGAGGGCATGGAGCTCTCCTTATTCTCCCGTGACGTGATTGCGATGTCTACGGCAGTGGGGCTGAGCCATGGCATGTTTGAGAGCGTGGCGCTGCTCGGTATTTGCGATAAAATCGTACCGGGCCTTCTTATGGGTGCACTGCGCTTTGGGCATTTGCCCACGATGCTAATCCCTGCTGGGCCGATGACATCGGGTCTGCCGAATAAAGAAAAAGTCCGTATCCGCCAGCTCTACGTGCAGGGTAAGGTCGGCAAAGATGCGTTGATGGAAGCGGAGAATGCCTCCTACCACAGCGCGGGAACTTGTACCTTCTACGGTACGGCAAATACGAACCAGATGATGGTTGAGATTATGGGCCTCATGATGCCCGATTCAGCGTTCATCAATCCCCACACGAAGCTTCGTCAAGCTGTTACCCGGGCTGGGATCCACCGTCTGTCTGAGATCAGCATGAACGGTAACGACGCGCGTCCTTTAGCGGAATGTGTGGACGAGCGCGCGATTGTAAACGCCGCAGTTGGGTTGTTGGCGACCGGTGGCTCTACCAATCACACCATCCATTTGCCGGCGATTGCACGTGCTGCTGGCATCATCATGAACTGGGAAGATCTGAGCGACCTCTCCAGCGTTGTGCCGCTGATGACGCGTGTATATCCCTCTGGCTCTGAGGACGTGAACGGCTTTAACCGTGTCGGTGGTATGCCCACGGTCATTGCTGAATTGCTGCGCGGTGGGTTGTTACACCAAGACATTATGACGGTGTCGCGTAACGGTTTCACAGATTATGCACAGCGCGCGACGCTGGAAGATGGTGAACTGACTTACGTCCCGGCTGAGCCGTCTTCGGATCGCGGTATTCTGCGTGACGTTACAGAGCCGTTTCTGGCCGATGGCGGCATCAAGCTGATGCATGGCAATATCGGCCGTTGCATTTACAAGAGCAGCGCCATTGCCAAGGAGCACTTGACGGTAGAAGCCCCTGCGCGTGTTTTCCACGATCAAAACGACGTGGGTGCAGCATTCAAACGCGGTGAGTTAGAGCGCGATGTGGTTATTGTCGTGCGTTTCCAAGGCCCGGAAGCGAACGGTATGCCTGAACTGCATAAGCTCATGCCAACGCTCGGCGTCCTTCAGGATCGCGGCTTTCGTGTTGCCTTGCTGACGGATGGACGGTTGTCTGGTGCGAGCGGCAAAGTGCCTTCCGCAATTCACGTATGCCCGGAAGCGCAGGTCGGCGGTCCCATTGCCAAAATACAAGATGGGGACATTGTGCGCGTCTGCGCTGTGACGGGGGCGATTGATGTGCTCGTGTCAGACGAGGAATGGGCTGCACGCAAGCCTGCGGACATTCCACCTCCGGGCGTTGGCACTGGGCGTGAACTGTTTGCGCTGATGCGGAGCGTACATAGCTCGGCTGAGGAAGGTGCATCTGCCATGTTGGCTCAGATGGACCTTGTGTTAGACACCGTCGGAGATGAGTTCTGA
- the eda gene encoding bifunctional 4-hydroxy-2-oxoglutarate aldolase/2-dehydro-3-deoxy-phosphogluconate aldolase — protein MSDTAKLDAVMTRSTVIPVLVVKDVAQARPLAEALVAGGLTTLEVTLRTPCALEVIAEMSKVEGALVGAGTVLSPKDLEASLKAGAEFIVSPGLTESLAKSAAEHDVPFLPGVANAGDIMRGLDLGLTRFKFFPAVTNGGLPAIKAMSSVFGAVRFCPTGGITEATAQEWLSVPSVSCVGGSWLTAGEFDAAEVTRRAKAASALKAS, from the coding sequence ATGAGCGATACTGCGAAATTAGACGCCGTTATGACCCGCAGCACGGTTATTCCTGTGCTGGTGGTAAAGGATGTCGCACAGGCGCGCCCCTTGGCGGAGGCGCTGGTTGCCGGCGGTCTGACCACTCTGGAGGTAACGCTTCGCACGCCATGCGCTCTTGAGGTGATTGCTGAAATGTCCAAGGTCGAAGGGGCATTGGTCGGCGCAGGAACCGTTTTGAGCCCAAAAGATTTGGAAGCATCGCTCAAAGCAGGCGCAGAATTTATTGTCAGCCCCGGTTTGACGGAATCACTCGCGAAATCAGCCGCAGAACATGATGTGCCATTCCTGCCGGGCGTAGCGAATGCCGGTGACATCATGCGTGGTTTGGATTTAGGTCTGACACGCTTCAAATTCTTCCCGGCCGTGACCAATGGCGGGCTTCCGGCTATTAAAGCAATGTCGAGCGTTTTTGGTGCTGTCCGCTTTTGCCCGACGGGCGGTATTACGGAAGCGACAGCGCAAGAGTGGCTGTCTGTGCCGTCCGTCTCATGCGTTGGTGGCTCGTGGTTGACCGCTGGTGAATTTGATGCGGCAGAAGTTACACGCCGCGCCAAAGCGGCTTCGGCGCTAAAAGCGTCGTAA
- a CDS encoding MFS transporter, with translation MDADKKPLFGLAGVIVLALATGLNEQVSSQSLPDIMGGLGLSHDPATWFSSLYSTSEVIGLALSPWLGITFSLRRFIFFVITLATLSSIFIPFIQSVPVLLMLRSLQGLSGGFAIPLLMTVALRVLAPKIRLIGLAAYASTATLFPYLSGALAALWCDLVGWQFAFFQVVPLAAIALVLAWFGMPVDAPQYKRFRKIDWRGMLLVIVGFSSLTTLLQQGDRLDWFNSPFICVLALISAVSLPLFVVNEWFHELPLFKFQLLARRNFAYGAVTLPVFVLTSIASTSIPGGALSGLAGYRPEQSYGITLEVAVLQLIMLPFLAWLLNREWVDCRVVSFTGLLCLLVGCLGGSFVTTVWDRGEFYLWQAFFGAGGSMVVMCMLLMATNSLSPQEGPFAAAMVNCPRGMASTVGVWLVQLVQRWRGSLHSDRLTDRLGRERFNLWQAESPSVHYPTPLLPNGMPRTPEAVRYQAYELAHQTRALVLSDVYLVVAGFVVFLIFLVLLVPERTYPPRIALAKK, from the coding sequence ATGGACGCAGATAAAAAACCTCTCTTTGGCTTGGCAGGCGTTATTGTTTTGGCCTTGGCAACTGGCCTGAACGAGCAGGTCTCAAGTCAATCACTCCCTGATATTATGGGGGGACTCGGTCTTAGCCATGATCCGGCAACGTGGTTTTCAAGTCTATACAGTACGTCTGAAGTGATAGGGTTGGCCCTGTCTCCGTGGCTCGGTATCACGTTTTCACTGCGTCGCTTTATTTTCTTTGTGATTACCCTTGCGACGTTATCTAGTATTTTTATTCCTTTTATCCAATCTGTGCCTGTTCTTTTAATGTTGCGCAGTCTTCAGGGGCTGTCTGGGGGATTCGCCATCCCGCTTTTAATGACTGTGGCTTTGCGTGTTCTGGCGCCTAAAATTCGGTTAATTGGTCTGGCAGCATACGCGTCGACGGCCACGCTCTTTCCTTACCTGAGCGGTGCTCTGGCCGCATTGTGGTGTGACCTTGTGGGATGGCAGTTTGCTTTCTTTCAGGTCGTTCCTTTGGCGGCCATAGCTTTGGTGCTGGCGTGGTTTGGTATGCCTGTGGATGCACCGCAATATAAGCGTTTTCGTAAGATTGATTGGCGCGGCATGCTTTTGGTCATTGTCGGGTTTTCATCTCTAACGACATTGCTGCAGCAGGGTGACAGGCTGGATTGGTTTAATTCACCCTTTATATGCGTATTGGCGCTGATCTCAGCGGTATCGTTGCCTCTTTTTGTGGTGAATGAGTGGTTTCACGAATTGCCGCTGTTCAAGTTCCAGCTTTTAGCGCGTCGTAACTTTGCTTATGGCGCGGTTACGCTGCCAGTCTTTGTACTGACCTCTATTGCATCAACGTCAATACCAGGTGGGGCTTTGTCAGGCCTTGCGGGATACAGGCCAGAGCAAAGCTACGGTATTACGCTTGAGGTAGCCGTTCTTCAGCTCATTATGCTGCCCTTTTTGGCGTGGTTGTTGAACCGGGAATGGGTTGATTGCCGGGTAGTCAGTTTTACGGGGCTGTTGTGTTTATTAGTGGGGTGTTTGGGTGGGAGCTTCGTAACGACTGTCTGGGACAGAGGGGAGTTCTATCTATGGCAGGCATTTTTCGGGGCAGGCGGCTCTATGGTTGTCATGTGCATGCTGCTGATGGCTACGAACTCACTCTCGCCACAGGAAGGGCCGTTTGCTGCGGCAATGGTGAATTGCCCGAGAGGTATGGCATCGACGGTTGGTGTCTGGCTTGTACAGTTGGTTCAGCGTTGGCGGGGTAGTTTACACTCAGACAGATTGACGGACCGTCTCGGCCGCGAGCGTTTCAACCTTTGGCAGGCTGAAAGTCCTTCGGTGCATTACCCAACGCCGCTTTTACCGAATGGAATGCCCCGGACGCCTGAAGCTGTGCGTTATCAGGCTTATGAACTCGCGCATCAGACACGTGCTTTGGTGCTGAGCGACGTTTATTTGGTCGTTGCTGGTTTCGTTGTTTTTCTTATTTTTCTTGTACTTCTGGTTCCAGAGCGAACCTATCCGCCGCGTATTGCTTTGGCGAAGAAATAG
- a CDS encoding HlyD family secretion protein, with amino-acid sequence MNHADSDQKKTTPKWPFFLAGVVVVIFVAVVLGIIFIPSADVSTDDAYVTAHYATIAPRIPGQIVSVNVDDNQVVKSGQILATLDDRDYSTALEQARATLAHDEALVLDAAAAETRQPALVLQTQAAVARLRSELVFAQENLQRYRDLARTGAGSTEMHQHYAAQVGELQAALQGAEADVQATQDQIPILKARHDAAEQTLAVDRARVHQAELNLSYTRIIAPFDGMVGERSVQLGNYVGPGAALMAVVPMNELWIEANYRELALRNMKPGQSVKIHVDAYNIDLKGVVDSVPPASGAAFAPLAPENATGNFTKIVQRLPVKITLVPGQKEAGLLRMGLSVETTVHTGLADVVGAQKITQVGSVTAK; translated from the coding sequence ATGAATCATGCCGATAGTGATCAGAAGAAGACAACGCCAAAATGGCCTTTTTTTCTGGCAGGTGTGGTTGTCGTTATTTTTGTGGCGGTGGTGCTAGGGATTATCTTTATTCCGAGCGCTGATGTTTCCACGGATGATGCCTATGTAACGGCGCATTATGCTACGATAGCACCGCGTATTCCGGGGCAAATCGTGAGTGTGAACGTAGACGATAATCAGGTGGTAAAATCTGGTCAGATTTTAGCGACGTTAGATGATCGTGATTATAGCACGGCGCTTGAGCAGGCGCGGGCAACGCTGGCGCATGACGAAGCATTAGTATTGGATGCGGCCGCGGCCGAGACGAGGCAGCCTGCTTTGGTATTGCAAACGCAGGCTGCGGTAGCGCGCTTGCGCTCCGAGTTGGTTTTCGCACAGGAAAACTTGCAGCGTTACAGAGATTTGGCACGGACCGGTGCGGGCAGCACCGAAATGCATCAGCATTATGCGGCGCAAGTTGGCGAATTGCAGGCCGCATTACAGGGGGCTGAAGCAGACGTACAAGCAACGCAGGACCAAATTCCAATTTTGAAAGCTCGGCACGACGCGGCTGAGCAGACACTGGCAGTGGACCGTGCGCGTGTGCATCAGGCAGAACTCAATCTTTCCTACACGCGTATTATTGCGCCATTCGACGGGATGGTCGGAGAGCGTAGTGTCCAGCTCGGGAATTATGTTGGGCCGGGTGCGGCGTTGATGGCTGTTGTTCCCATGAACGAATTGTGGATCGAGGCAAATTACCGGGAGCTTGCCCTCCGGAACATGAAGCCCGGCCAATCCGTCAAAATCCACGTTGACGCTTACAATATTGATTTAAAGGGGGTGGTGGACAGTGTGCCCCCTGCGTCCGGTGCAGCGTTCGCACCTTTGGCGCCGGAAAATGCGACAGGAAATTTCACAAAAATTGTGCAGCGTTTGCCAGTAAAAATTACATTGGTGCCGGGGCAAAAAGAAGCTGGGTTACTTCGCATGGGCTTGTCGGTTGAGACGACCGTGCATACCGGTTTGGCAGATGTCGTAGGCGCGCAGAAAATTACGCAAGTGGGATCGGTGACAGCGAAATGA
- a CDS encoding efflux transporter outer membrane subunit translates to MKEGLRRVLGVSSAIFFAGCTVGPNYKTPHVTGLEHWGNEPIAPSVTYAGEVDVAWWRSFKDEELNHLVERLGQQNLILQEAATRISAARSQVRIAAAQGLPSVNWAGAYTWTQQSTRGFLSLAEPRAGANLQYNYYTNIASAGWDLDLFGMVRRAVEAGRAEADAAVAARRAVALASVSDLVSAYMRLRGTQEQRMLTEHNLALARHDLALVQDRVRDGAATELELAEAKARVASTQSALAPLRAEESALMNAMASLLALPPRALEGELSPVRPQPSVPGVVPVGLPSTLAQRRPDIMLADARLHAATARVGMAKASFYPDIVLAGNLGTQSLSAGDFFLPVAKYFTLGPTLNVPIFEGGRLRGELHLCEAAQQEAALAYRQTVLDAWRDVDDALTGYAQIQDQKARLDEAVQQNRLALAAARQRYVAGAVPFLEVDEAQARVLASETSLAAVQTKMNTQLVDLYRALGGGWQFTEPLASLHKD, encoded by the coding sequence ATGAAGGAGGGATTGAGGCGAGTTTTAGGGGTTAGTAGTGCGATTTTTTTTGCAGGGTGCACTGTCGGGCCGAATTACAAGACGCCCCACGTCACGGGGTTGGAGCATTGGGGTAATGAGCCGATCGCACCAAGCGTAACCTATGCGGGTGAGGTCGATGTTGCGTGGTGGCGGAGCTTTAAGGATGAGGAGTTAAATCACCTTGTAGAGCGTTTGGGGCAACAAAATCTAATTTTGCAGGAAGCCGCTACACGTATCTCTGCTGCACGCTCACAGGTGCGAATTGCTGCGGCTCAGGGTTTGCCTAGTGTGAATTGGGCGGGTGCTTATACATGGACGCAACAGAGCACGCGGGGCTTCTTATCACTGGCGGAACCACGGGCAGGCGCCAATCTTCAGTATAATTATTACACCAACATAGCTTCTGCCGGGTGGGACCTTGATTTGTTTGGCATGGTTCGGCGCGCGGTTGAGGCAGGCCGGGCTGAGGCGGATGCCGCTGTAGCCGCGCGGCGGGCAGTGGCGCTGGCAAGCGTGTCGGATTTGGTCAGCGCATATATGCGGCTTCGTGGTACGCAAGAGCAGCGTATGCTGACGGAGCATAACCTTGCATTGGCGCGGCACGATCTGGCGCTTGTGCAGGATCGCGTGCGTGACGGTGCAGCAACAGAGTTGGAGTTGGCCGAGGCTAAGGCGCGAGTAGCGAGCACACAAAGTGCACTGGCACCTCTGCGGGCGGAAGAATCGGCCTTGATGAATGCGATGGCATCTTTGCTTGCTTTGCCACCGCGCGCTTTGGAGGGGGAGCTTAGTCCGGTAAGGCCGCAACCTTCCGTCCCAGGGGTGGTACCGGTCGGTCTACCCTCGACCCTAGCGCAACGACGGCCGGATATTATGTTGGCGGATGCGCGTTTGCACGCGGCAACGGCGCGTGTGGGGATGGCAAAAGCGTCTTTTTACCCAGACATCGTACTTGCTGGAAATCTCGGTACACAGTCGCTTTCAGCCGGAGATTTCTTCTTGCCTGTGGCCAAGTATTTTACGCTTGGCCCAACATTAAATGTTCCTATTTTTGAGGGCGGCAGGCTGCGCGGAGAGCTTCACCTTTGTGAAGCAGCGCAGCAGGAGGCCGCATTAGCATACAGGCAAACAGTTTTAGATGCGTGGCGTGATGTCGATGATGCGTTGACGGGATATGCGCAAATACAGGACCAGAAAGCACGTTTGGATGAAGCCGTGCAGCAGAACCGCCTTGCATTGGCGGCCGCGCGACAGCGTTATGTAGCCGGTGCGGTACCGTTCCTTGAAGTAGATGAAGCGCAGGCACGCGTTTTGGCGAGTGAGACGAGCTTGGCAGCGGTGCAAACGAAGATGAATACTCAACTCGTTGATTTGTATCGGGCTTTGGGTGGTGGCTGGCAATTCACAGAGCCTCTTGCATCTCTGCACAAGGACTGA